In one Notolabrus celidotus isolate fNotCel1 chromosome 1, fNotCel1.pri, whole genome shotgun sequence genomic region, the following are encoded:
- the fam83e gene encoding protein FAM83F — translation MSNSREQSLDENVVFLPITEASPEFLHCEKERQAVERLLSAGPEAFYSSIGTERSGCFLSSEEVSQITSWAQDYHFNPVQVQQLENGEEGSSDVRDFCSTYFPSPSDVPTPDLELGWPEKSPWVPKGTVTVFISPPAEGDPPVREVIRRHLQKASQISHFPHTMQVIAIATDRLTDGAIIGDLHNAASRGVPVYIILNQRSIQENFTLNRLRHPNMQVRVLGGKTFCSKAGRMVAGEMKEKFLLVDLETVIHGSYSLTWTDAHLHRQLITVLQGPVVDSFDREFRILFAASRPVPDTWRVAGTHEDVTHQLKDFSHHRFQKQISWDTEVISPPSPPAGSLLDWEAMGVIQRDSSVLDSPFDQHEEHEEILAIDIPLQNNMLFAKNPPVTDSFTNIGNQFVDKKRVSKNISPLTKNGPDKLTSRDPDYSQNNTQPSQTYPRPLERVKRNPDYLHSNTTPSQTDLRPPERVKRNPDYLHSNTTPSQTDLKPPERVKKDPDYLQTRHSQTDLRSPDKMKRDPDFLQNNTMPLQADLRPPERMKR, via the exons ATGTCAAACTCACGAGAGCAGAGCCTTGATGAGAATGTTGTGTTCCTGCCGATTACTGAGGCCTCTCCAGAGTTCCTCCACTGTGAGAAAGAGCGTCAAGCAGTGGAGAGACTCCTCAGCGCAGGACCAGAGGCCTTCTATAGCTCAATCGGCACAGAACGCTCTGGCTGCTTTCTCTCATCAGAAGAGGTCAGCCAGATAACAAGCTGGGCTCAGGACTATCACTTCAACCCGGTACAGGTGCAACAACTGGAGAATGGAGAGGAAGGCAGCTCGGATGTAAGGGACTTCTGTTCCACTTACTTTCCTTCTCCTTCGGATGTACCAACCCCAGACCTGGAGCTGGGATGGCCAGAGAAAAGCCCCTGGGTGCCAAAAGGAACTGTTACTGTCTTCATCAGTCCTCCTGCTGAGGGGGACCCTCCTGTCAGAGAGGTTATCAGACGGCACCTTCAGAAGGCCAGCCAA ATAAGTCACTTCCCCCATACAATGCAGGTAATCGCCATTGCGACAGACAGATTGACAGACGGTGCAATTATTGGGGATCTACACAATGCTGCCTCCCGGGGTGTCCCTGTTTACATCATCCTGAACCAAAGGTCCATTCAGGAGAACTTCACGCTCAATAGGCTCAGGCATCCG AACATGCAGGTCCGTGTTCTTGGAGGGAAAACCTTCTGTTCCAAGGCAGGAAGAATGGTGGCCGGcgaaatgaaagaaaagttcCTTCTGGTGGATTTAGAAACAGTGATTCATGGCAGCTACAG CCTCACATGGACTGACGCCCACCTGCACCGGCAGCTTATCACTGTCCTCCAAGGCCCTGTCGTTGACTCCTTTGACAGAGAGTTCAGGATCCTTTTTGCTGCTTCACGTCCTGTACCAGACACATGGCGGGTTGCAGGAACTCATGAAGATGTGACTCATCAGTTGAAAGACTTCTCACATCAcaggtttcaaaaacagatCTCCTGGGACACTGAGGTTATCAGCCCCCCTTCCCCTCCTGCTGGTTCCCTCCTGGACTGGGAAGCCATGGGGGTTATCCAGAGAGACTCCAGCGTCCTGGACAGCCCTTTTGACCAGCATGAGGAACATGAGGAAATTTTGGCTATTGACATACCACTTCAGAACAACATGCTGTTTGCTAAAAACCCACCCGTTACGGACAGTTTTACAAACATTGGAAACCAATTTGTGGATAAGAAAAG GGTCAGTAAAAACATCTCCCCGTTGACAAAGAATGGGCCAGATAAATTGACTTCCAG GGATCCTGATTATTCGCAAAATAACACCCAGCCCTCACAAACGTACCCGAGGCCTCTAGAAAGAGTGAAAAG GAATCCTGATTATTTGCACAGCAACACAACGCCCTCACAAACGGACCTGAGACCTCCAGAAAGAGTGAAAAG GAATCCTGATTATTTGCACAGCAACACAACGCCCTCACAAACAGACCTGAAGCCTCCAGAAAGagttaaaaa GGATCCTGATTATTTGCAAACAAGGCACTCACAAACAGATCTGAGGTCTCCAGATAAAATGAAAAG GGATCCAGATTTTTTGCAGAACAACACAATGCCCTTACAGGCAGACCTGAGACCTCcagaaagaatgaaaaggtaa